A window from Vulpes lagopus strain Blue_001 chromosome 23, ASM1834538v1, whole genome shotgun sequence encodes these proteins:
- the LOC121481452 gene encoding mitotic-spindle organizing protein 1: protein MYLKNNKKLLPPPSASAMASSSGAGAAAAAAAANLNAVRETMDVLLEISRILNTGLDMETLSICVRLCEQGINPEALSSVIKELRKATEALKAAENTTS, encoded by the coding sequence ATGTACTTAAAGAACAACAAGAAGCTTCTCCCGCCTCCCTCGGCCTCCGCCATGGCGAGCAGCAGCGGtgccggggcggcggcggcagcggcggcggcgaaCCTCAACGCGGTGAGGGAGACCATGGACGTTCTGCTGGAAATTTCAAGAATTCTGAATACTGGCTTAGATATGGAAACTTTGTCTATTTGTGTACGGCTTTGTGAACAAGGAATTAACCCAGAAGCTTTATCGTCAGTTATTAAGGAACTTCGCAAGGCCACTGAAGCACTAAAGGCTGCTGAAAATACGACAAGCTGA